CTCCCACGTTGTTACCTTTTCACTTTGgttaaatggactgcacttatataacgtttttttaattgtatcgaccactcaaagtgctttacactacggatcacattcacccattcatatgcacattcacacagtgttCTATACATTAAGCGCTCTAACATACACACCTATGTAGGCATTTGCAGTCACATTGTGGCTGTCTTTTGTTGAATGAAAAGTGGGTGTTTGTGGGTTTTATATACATTTCCCAGTTTCTCTTCACAGTAAgtgatatatacatatatatatagcagtAATTAAGCTGTACAGAAGGCGCACAGCATAGTGCCTAGCAGACAGCAGTTGTAATGCTTGAGAATAAAGGGAAATgagaagacatttttttttatattgagacatgttcagtgtgtgtctggtgaCACTTAAAGTAAGAGTACCTTAAGTAGACTCAGGAGGAATGAGAAACTGTTGGGGAGTAATCAGGGAATCAGAACAGCTGAGGTGGAGGTAATACACATTCACCTCTGATTTCATTTCTGCTAAATGGTTTAGAAGCTTAGAAGCTACGTTTAGCTGGGTGGAGATGTCATATAATAACCAGCAGAAAAAATAAGACTTATGTCATAAGAAAgaaatctctttctctccttctttatcATGAATTATCAGATAGATGGAGTCTGAATTTATCTAATTTATCTATCTATAAAATCTTTCACCTGATTCATATTAGTGACGGGTTCAGAAAATTCAGTAACACAAATGAAGAAGTGGCAGAGAGGGATGATATGCATAGGGAATCTGAGATTGTCTAATGAAAGAGTATCTCTCATTTGATTATAGATAAAATGCTCAAAATACTGCTTTattcagagagagacaatgCTGGGGAAATTACAATCTTTTTTCAGTATCACAAGGGAGAGATAGATCTTATTACACTTGAATAAGTCCTTTTTGAAGGCATGTGTGTAACAATTAGCAGCACAGTACAGCAGCAATGAAAACTAGAAAACTAGGGTTGCTAGAGATGAATAAAGTTGAAGCTCATCAGATGGAGGGAATATAGTTTATCTATGTGATAGAAAAGTACGGTAATAATTTACCTGGAACTCCTCATTTTAACTTGCCTCACTTTTTCTAAACAAATGCAAGTCCACTGCTATTGCTCACCATATGGATTTTAAGTATGTATCTCAGAGATACATACATAAGTGGCTCCTCTGGCCCAAAAATGGGTGGGTAATTTTACACTCAATAAAGGCCATTGTGGATTACTGCAATTGCTGCCTGCTGAAGTCATGGGCCTGTTTGCATTTGATTGGACAATCAGCTTCTCCATTAACATTTTAGTTTGATTCAGCTACAACAATAAATGATTTACTCCAGTGATGAGTGGACGATTCCAAAGCCTTGTGCTTCAAAAAGCATTTCATCAGTTTGGCTATGATGCTCAGTGATTCTGAACATTGTTGGGTTGAGAAAAGAGGAGATTCATTGTGAAATATGCTGAAAATGGCGCTCAAAGGTTTGGGAACACTTGATGATGATTAGGTGGAGTATAGACTACTTCTGATGTACAACTTTTTATGTAGCatgaataatgtttttatgtcaatATAAGATAAtatgggttgtttttttttaatgtagtgATTATATTGTCTCAAATATATAAAAGGAACATGATACAAGAAATCAATCAACAAAGCAATCAATACTCACCTCAAAGTAATCCTGAAATAAATATTGTAAAGAAGATTTCATATCACAAATAAATTGCACATGTGTTGTACATATATactcaaacacatcacagctgtACATAATGTGAGCTGACATGTGGTGGCTGTGAGTAAGATGCTCCAAACTCTGCCTCATGGAACAGCTCCTGCATCCTAACTTTGAGTCACGACTGCCTGCCTAAAGACAGCTGTCTCATGGCTGGAGCCAAGCTCATGAGAGACAAATCAATgtcatctctctcctcatgCTCCCTGGcacactgctgctctcttgCCTCTTTCCAAATACTGCTCTAAAAAagatcctgctctttcttttgAGGGTCTTAGCAGTTGATTGTGATGGTGTCTCTCCCTGACTCTGCTCTGACTgctctctccctgcctcctcctgctccttgTCCTGCTCTGGGTGATCTAGATTGCCATATACCATAACCACAGCTACCTTCAAAAAGCTATGGATGTAAGGAAGGACACAGCATCTGTGTATTTACACCTTTGTTTCCTGCTGACAttcttgtctctttctcctcttcttcctgacATGTGTGTCCTGAAGTTCTtcctgcagcaaacacaaagtAATGAGTCAAATAATACCTGAAATATGACACTGGAGAACTGTTGAAGGGCAGTGAAAAAATGAACTcatgtatgtatgaaaaaaaaaaagatctttagGCTTTCCATGTATGGATATGGAAGGGCAGGGTGGTCCCAGAAACAAAACCACACTgccattatttttattttttttattttttgactatgTGATCTTAACTAAACTTGATTCAATGTAGAAATGGGGCCTGAAACTATAAGTTGGTGCAGATAGCTGGAGAGTTGAGATTTTTACTATGATGTTAACAGAGAATTTTGATCATACAATCCTGCATGAATTAGTATTTTGTTGACATTAGCAGCAATGATGTCTGGTGTCTGTTCAACTGAATGTTAGCATTTGgagcaaagtttttttttaattattattttttattttaccttagTAACATCTTTGGTAATTGAATCACTGATAAGAAGGGCTGGCAGGGCTGGAATGGATCCAGTCAGTGCACTGAACCTGACTTTAAGATGAACAGCTGTCATATTGTATGCTGATGtatgatgtacagtatgttctgcagaaaaaaatcctAAATTTACTTCCTTTAAAGTCAGTAAATGAAGCATTAAAATACAGGTAAAGTTACGTTTGTTGTGTTAGGAACAACTGTAGAGGCACTTCATTCAGAAAGAGCTGTGGACTATTTGCAGCTTGTACTCAACCATGAAATTATGTTCTTCAGGATGTTGTCAGTGCTTTGACTAAAGTTTCAAGGCTTGTCATGTACAGGTGTTGCAGGAGAAAATGGGACAGCTGAAATATGTTGAATCTCCACAGTATCAACATAGCCTGGTAGACATGTCACTACTGTTTTTATGCACTGCAAAACTTGGTGTATGGACAGTAAAATACATGCAAGGTTAAGGCTTGTCAATAATGTAGTCTTCCCACAAAATAAGTGATGAAGAGCTGGACTAGGTCTGTGAAGGCCAAGACACATATGTAGGATATCGGATGATGACGAGAATCCTGCAAGCCATGAGCCACACTGTCCAGTGGGATGGAGTGTACAATTTCTGTATATTCTAAATGACCAAAACATTAATGTCCTTAATGTTCTACCCAACAGAAAACTATTAAATTCCACAGATATTTAGTTCTTGACTCAACGGACCGTCCCAAACTAGATACTCTCAGCTTCATAGAGTAAATCCTGAAtaagtttattttcatcttcagtTCAACTTCCTTCCTGGTGGACCCTTTGACACTGAGTTGTGGATGAATGGAAGGAATTATGACCTCTGCAATGACCTGTGTTGTCAAGatataaattataaaaattcaagatataaataataatttcctGTAGTTGTGAAATGTCATCACAGAATGTGGTGTAGTAAATGATTCTTCCTAATATTTGGCCACACTTGCTTTGCTAACCTTTCTTTATTCCCCTGGAACAAACAGCATCTGCTACTGCTTCACGAGACACAGGAGGTCATATAGCCACATATAGCCCTTCCTCAGTTACTCCAACAAAAGCTGCAGACTAAGCACTCCACAGAGTATGATAGCACTACAACAGTAGAAAGAAGACTGGCTTACACAACACCACTCATGCATTTATATGTTCCATTACAACAAACATAGGACATTTTGGAGGCATATCCAGGCATAGGCCTCCAGTAGAGTGCTCTGTTGATGACTGATGAGGGGGTATCCTATATCATACATTGGAATTAATaaacatcagtgtcattttaacCAGAAGAGGAATGCCTGTGATCCAGCATTACCCAGGACATAGATGTAATATCTGATCAATCAACATCTGGACATCTGCCACGGTATCCTTGTCCAGAGGCTCCTTGTCACTCTGTCTGTTACAGAGGTAACTGGTGGTCCACTGGCTGAAAAAGCAGGGGCAAGGCCACCTTGTGCCAGACAGCCAACATCTTCTTTTGAACAAACTGAATAAGTGGCATTTGTTAGAAAATGATCAacaaaaaaggaacattttgtgcttattagtgaaaataaaaaactgtgaGCTCTGCTGTCCTGGTCCCTCAAAGAAATGATGGTCAATTCCTGCAATAATTTCTGTACACTGAAATTTACTGTATACAGAAGTAGTACTCTATTACTATGTTGCTGGGCCCATGAAAAACAATCCACTTAGCAGTgcaaaatatacataaatatatgtgAAATATACATTATACAGTGTATATGTATTCAGCCGACTACAGAAATTTAACaggtttcaaatgtttttagtGATCATGGTAACTATGTGAACAACAGCAAGGGAAATGACACAGGGGCTGATTTCACTGGTATCTATGTCCTCTGAATTATACACCTTCTCAAtgaacacattcattttaaatttgtaaattgttttaaaaatctacACACTCTTAGAATACAACTGTCcacagcatctctctctctctctctctctctctctctctctcttcatcccaCTGTTCCTGCCATGGCCCTTTTATAGTAACTGCCTCACACTTCATTACCACCCTCACATGTACCTGTCTGATGGGTCTCCTGATGCTCAGCATACTTTCCCTCGACCCCATCATGGCTGCCTCGGTGTGTTGGTGCacgttgtgttttgttattttgtttgttaactCAGTGTTGTGTGGAAGTGCCGGTTGCTCTTTCACTAGAGAAAAGCTCATGGACATCAGGGCCACCACCCCTGTGGAtttaatatccattttcattgCTACATCTGTGGAATTCCTGGACATTCTGGTCAAAGGTGCCCTCACCtttgcacacacagtgaaacgCCGGAGGAGAGGGAAACGCTCCAGTATGCTTGTGCGTCTCTGCCAATGCAGACATTGCACACCGTTACCTGAAATTTTTCTCTCCAACGTGCGGTCACTCAGCAACAAAGTAGATGAACTCCAGCTGCTGGtgggaaaacaaacacttttcttcatcttctgttttgTGCTTCATTGAAACTTGGCTGTGTGGAGTGATACCTGGACTCTGTGCTGCAGCTAGCAGGCTTTTTAGCTCTTCAGAGCGGATCTTGACGCAGTACTTTCAGGCAAGATGAAAGGTGGAggaatttgtttttacactaaCAGTGGCTGGTGTACTGATGTGACAGTGATTCAACAACACTGTTCTACTGATCTGGAGTCTTTTTCTCATCAACTGTAAACCCTTCTACTCCCCCTTGCGAGTTTGCTTCATTCATACTGGTCGGTGTTTACATCCCACCACAGGCCAACGTGCAGGAGGCACAGCGTGTGCTTGCCGACCAGATTCTGTGTGTGGAGCGGACAAACCCAGACTCCTTAGTTATTGTCCTTGGTGACTTTAACAAAGGCAACCTCACCCACGAACTCCCCAAATACAGACAGTTTATTAACTGCCCAACCAGAGAGGAGAACATTCTGGATCACTGTTACACCACAGTAAGCAATGCTTATCACGCCGTCCTCGCGCTGCACTGGGTCACTCTGACCACGTCATGGTCCACCTGATTCCTGCATACAGGCAGAAATTAAAGATCTCTAAACCTGTTGTGAGGACATCAAAGAAGTGGACCAGTGGGGCTGTGGAGGATCTCCAGGCGTGCTTGGACTGCACAGACTGGGATGTATTCAGGACTGCCACCAACAGTCTGGATGAGTATACAAATGCTGTGACATCATACATCAGCTTCTGTGAGGACTGCTGTATACCAACACACACCAGGGTGAGTACAACAATGACAAATCCCTGGTTCACAGCCAAATTCAGACAGCTGAggctggagaaggaggaagCGTTTAGGAGTGGggacagagacaggttgaaggagTCAAAGTACAGGTTCAGTAAGGCGGTGAAAGAAGCCAAATGCCTGTACTCTGAGAAACTACAACATCAGTTCTCAGCAGgtgactctgcttctgtctggagaGAGCTCAGACAGATCACGAACTGCAAGCCCAAAATCCCCCCACGATGACTCACGCTGCCACAGCCTGAATGAGTTCTACTGCTGCTTTGAGAGACAGTGCGACAGTCCTGACACCATCCCCATGACACCACCAGCCCCACCACACCAGCCTCTCACCCTCCCCCAGCACAGCAGAGGTCAGGGCCTCTCCTAATGCTTCACACCTtagagcccccccccccaacacacacacacacagactgtcacagactataattcccccaccccccctctacacgttacattaacgtacatctatgcgttacattaacgcacatctcCCCGGatcaatcactgccaccttcaatcatttgcactctacactttacattttaatttaattatgtatatttatgctcTTTACTTATGTTCCTagaaatatagtttttgctttttgctcttttctttttattataattgttCTTTAGCACCgaatataccaagacaaattccttgtatgtgcaaacttacttggcaataaagtctgattctgattctgattctaaacAGTGGCTTAACTCAGTGATTCCAGGTGAAGCCCAGGTTTAGACTGGGGTATACGTTGTCTAGTTTTGTATAAAGAAATCTGTACTACAACACAGAACAACTTCAAAATGCCATATAGGATTCCATGAACAATATTTTGTGCCCttatttcacatatttcacaATAGTTGTGTATTTTACTTGATCACCAGGTTCTCCTGTACTCTCTGAGCTGGAGCTTCCGGGGTTAGCCCCCTACAGAAAAGCACTCTCTATGTTATGTTAATGAAAATCACTCACAATACAATGCACAGATACAATATACTGTGTATTCATCATTGattgaaatattcatttttagTTAATTACTTACAACCAAAAATGCCTTTGAACATTacaatttatcatctcataatgaaaaataatgtgaCTTCTATCAACCACATCTGCTTGTCTACTGAAAATTCATCACAACCTTCATGAAGTATGTTCAAGAACATAGCCAGTAGCTTATGTAACAAGCTAGAAAAAAGACAGTATTGTGCAACATGATGCAAATGTGACAGTGTTGCATTGTTTGGAAGCATATGTGGAGAATTTCATGCACTGTTTATATCATATGCTGATAAGCCTTTCCACAGCTTCAAAGTACTTGCCCAGAGCTGTGACCCAACAGCAACAATACCAAGTTTGTCCTTGTTGCCAGACCACAGCCATGGCATCAACCACTCACTGTTTGGAAGCACCAAATTAACACTCACTTTTTGTTAAGTTCACCACTATTGTGGTTGTGTTTCTTTCATCATTGTTGGTTGGACCTCAGAACCTTAAGAATCACACAAACAAAGGCCTTCTGCTCTTTGTTGCCCTGCAGTCTCTTAGTGTTTATTTGGTCATGTTTAAATTATTAGGCCTTCTCCCTGCCAGCTGGCAGAGGCCCTTGCACGGTCTCCTTGGGTCTGGATGGGTTTCCCTCAGGTGCTCTGGTTTCGTCCCACAAGTTAGGTTAGGATAATTGTCCAGgatgtaccccacctctcactgAATTGACTCCAACAGCTCCCTCCGTCAGCCACAGGGATTAGtggtacagataatggatgggtggatgtAATCATAATCTAAAAGCCGTTTTAATCAAAGCCACTGATTTGAAAGGTGCGACGAAGGTGAACGTAGTACTGGTCAAATCAGTGGCAGATCTAGACTGTATGGTGCCCTGGGTGAAACCCTGCTTTGGTAGAAATTATATCCAATATTAGTTGATTTAGTTGTAGATGCTAGTTGGACTGAAAATTGGAAAATTGTTGCCCTAAGAGCATGGCAAGCAACATAGGAATAGGATAATAAACATAAGAGTTATACTAACTAGCCTATTTCATTATATAATAATTCAGTACTTATAATAGCATACTCCTAAAGAGATAACATAACAGCATACCTTTATCTTTTGTgtgcttcttctcttcttcttttctcacaTGATGGCTTTGACCTTTTCCTATCCATTTCTGTTCATTTGGCACTGGAGAACCAATACATTACCCATCCCCCAACACTGCCAACCAAGAGTCAGGACTAAACCAGTTCACCTTGGTGGTGTTTACACTGGTTTTGTATGATTCTCAACAATTTAACACAACCCAGAAAAATGATATGTCTGTGAAACTATAGGCCTATATTCACAGTGTGATGAATGAATTGTGGTGTGTTTGATTGATAGCATTTCGTGGTGTGATTGATTTTACTAATTGCATTAGTAGGCTACTGTAGTTCCCCCACTCCCCTACTCCAGTGGGGAGACTGAAGGTCAacctacccccaccccccctcccatCTCCCACTTTGTCTGTGAGATCTTCCCAGCAAGCAGAAGCCTAGTGCTTACAAACTCCGACCCACACAGTGAAATGATATCATTGACGGGACGTGTAATGAGTGATAGAAAACTGCTTGTACAAATGTAACAAatgttctgatttttttttccatgttgtCCCTGACAATATGCCTCCTGCCCATGTCGCCCATACCTAAATCTGCCACTGGGTCAAAGTATTTGTTTTTAGATCGAGGGAATTTAATTATTGCTGAACCTAAATACTGTTCCAGCTACTAAATGGCCATACATACAGGAAAGTCTTGTTTGCCAGCAGGGATGCAGAAAGGATGCGGACCTTACCCTGAAATCCAGGTAAGTTTGACTAGCCATCTCTTCACTTCTCACACTCCCCACAGTGTCATCCAAGTGACTGTGTGGTGAGGCCAGCCCATTCAGGGCACTAAAGACGAGTATGCACCTCTGTTAAgatgcaaataaaatatgatctATCATTAAGTATCAGGTCTATTATCAGGTCAGGCCAGCTGACAAGTCTTAGTGTTCTATGTAAattgctgtatttacatttcATCCAATTTCAATGTAAATTCAGTTTCATCATATGTTATATGCtgtgttgatatatttttgtacaaatatttgcatattttgacttttgaaGAGCCCTTGACTTTATTGTGTCTCCCACTTCTGAAAGAAAACTACACCCtgacatacacataaacatgataattttttaaaatcatgcaCTCAACCAACACACCTCGATCAACAGAttcttttaataaataatatcatcatgaaaaccaaaaacagaccaaaaaatgatttgtgtacatgtgaacaatatatgtttgtcttttttatcaTTACAGGACCAATTGATCCAATGAAGTAGGCAGCAGCGCATTATACAAAGCCAGATGATACAGTGTAATTAGCAGAGGGAGTGGGCAGTTGATTCAAACACCAACAAGTCCAGACTACAAGGTAAGTGACtgaagagagagggtgagagggatGGGGGATTGAAGGGTCATAACTGTGGCACTCTAGTCCATGAACCCCCCGTACCTCTTCTGTAGCTCGTTGCCATTCTCCCAAGCCCGTTtcaacacccccccacccttgCTGTTGTCCACCAGCCACTCAGGCCTGCCCACGCGCCTCATGAACCCTCCATAGCGCTTCTTGAGCCCGCGGCCTAACACCGCCTCAAGCAGGTCACTCTGCGCCACCCCTCCTTCAGCTCGACGCATGAAGCCTCCGTATCTCTTCATTGCCTCGCCTCCCTGACCATCCCCCTCACTACCGTGCTCGGCTGCAGCATTAAGGAGCTTGAGGATCTCCAAGCGaatattttcttcctcatcCTGGTTTCCGGGATCCTCCAGTGCCCCTTCTGGAGAGGAGGAACGGCGAGACATGAAACCACCATAGCGCTTCATGAAGCCGCCGTACTTCTTGGCCAGCTGGTGTTCTGGTGATGTTGCATCCTCATTGTCAGCCATTATGGTGCCCACTGCTTCCTGTTCCTGCTGTTGGCGGGGGTCTGCATCCAGAGGAATATGATTTTCCTCCTCCAATAGGAAGTCCCGGCACAGACGGAGCTTCTGACTGTCCAACCCACCATCACATTCAAGTGAGCATGTCTGGAAAGATCCAACTTATAATTATGACTTTGATAAGCAGTCTTATTAATACTTGACAACTACAACATGCTGTTTGTGCTAAGTGCACCTTGGATTTATCAAGGAAAGAATCATTTCATGTTCTACACGAAAGAATCCCTCAAACTTTACAGATCAAGAAAGGGCTGCAAGCAGAATAGGAATAGTTCACCACTTTAGAAAATACACCTATTTGCTGAAAGATGAATATCAATCCTATGTATGTGCACTGAGTAGGGAGCTGGAATCAGGATGTATTTTGCATAGAGCTGGACATTACAAATCACCTTGATGATTCAAATAATTAGTTAACACTTAGTTTGTTAAGCAATGCAAGCTGAGCactcatatcacacacacatcagcatgtAAGGTTAATAGGTCTGGTTAACGGCTCAGCAATCACCACGATACAATATATTTACTGTATCAAGATTGTATCTGCGgatgtcagtttgttttaaccATGAAGTAACCTGACCTCACAAGAATGCTTTTAGTTATTGTCCCAGCTCATGCGTTACAAACGGAGGGTCTGGGGTTTTAAATGTGGGAATTTACAAGGCAACAGTGGTCTAATGAAAAAACACTGCTCAGTTGCcagtttttttaatcttgaCTAAAAGTCGGgattcctctgctgctttagTTTCTGCCATTCTTTAAGACTGATATTGATGTTCTATGTCATTGctggaaagaaaacaataaagtaTATTTTCATATCCCCTTCCTTAAGAAATGATTGCAGTAGTTTAAAGCTTTATGGGAAACTGGTTCACCTAATTGAAAGCATTTAGTCATACTGAGGTTTTGAAGGCAAACATAATTACCATTATTTTTCAAAGGTAGTATCTGGACCATTCAGAATCTTTAATGATCAGTTTATAATTACTACATATACAGAAAATTGCCATTGGTTTAGATAATGGATTTGATCTAATTTAaactacatttcaaaataaattccagtcattggactgttggtcagagacAATAAGCAATCTGAAGATGTCATCTTGAGATTTAGGAAACTGTTATGATGAATTTTGATTATATGCTGATATTTTATAGATCAATTCACTCTGAAATGTcactttttgttattttattatttgaaatGTTAAACAGCTGAGAACATGAGAACTGAATGCATTTAGCTGTATAAATTAGTTACACCAATTGTATGCTTCTGATAGATTGAGAATAATTCTCTTACCTACCAAATTAAACAGCTCTTAACTCTGGATATATTAAAATTGACTGTGTTAGGAGATTTGTTCCTGCAGTCCAATCCTCCAATAGCaacattaatttcattttcccACCCTAGTCATGTTAAACCATGACAAGAGGGCCTGATGAACCATTATTGAAAtttaaacagagacaggaacACATAGGGAAAGCTCTGACATCTATCTTTTGTGCATTGCAACCAAGATTGTGCTCAGATAGAGAACAACAGACAACGGCTacacaaaagagagaaacagtcaACAAGGGAAAGCTTACAGCAGTCAACAGATGGGAGACTGGATTAAGAGAACACAACAGCCCATTTTATCTACAACATGCTTCAATTA
The DNA window shown above is from Lates calcarifer isolate ASB-BC8 linkage group LG4, TLL_Latcal_v3, whole genome shotgun sequence and carries:
- the LOC108896721 gene encoding proenkephalin-A, with the translated sequence MAASAYSSCAWMLVLGACVSLVVGTDCGKECALCVYRLLGQQSGFSSLTCSLECDGGLDSQKLRLCRDFLLEEENHIPLDADPRQQQEQEAVGTIMADNEDATSPEHQLAKKYGGFMKRYGGFMSRRSSSPEGALEDPGNQDEEENIRLEILKLLNAAAEHGSEGDGQGGEAMKRYGGFMRRAEGGVAQSDLLEAVLGRGLKKRYGGFMRRVGRPEWLVDNSKGGGVLKRAWENGNELQKRYGGFMD